From the Camelus bactrianus isolate YW-2024 breed Bactrian camel chromosome 4, ASM4877302v1, whole genome shotgun sequence genome, the window TAACCCTGTTTTTTCCATACTTGCTAAATTCTTAATCTCAGATGGAGATTTTCTGAGTTAACCTTCTTTGGTAGTTGGCATGAGAGTACTTGCTCTAGAATTGCTGTCATGGCCTTACGTTTTATAAAGTACTCTTATATTAATCTACTCTATTAATTAATCCTCACTTTAGACCTATGAAGGAGATGCTAGCTCTTCCTTtaccaaaaaaacccctcaaaagctcagagaggttaagtaatttgcctgagCCTGTGTAGCTGTTGATGTAAATGATAGGGCTAGGCCTACAGCCGACTTAAGACACTTTGCTAGGAAGTGTATTAGGCCTTTAAAAATTTATAGTCCCACAGAATGAGACAGACAGGTAAACAGGTAAATTAAACACAGGTTGTGAACTGGTGCCTGCAGGCCAGATTTGGCTAACGTGTTTTGTATGGTCTGCCCagtttaaaacaattttgaattGGTTTTCAGCATTTCCCACCACCCTACCCCTGCCTTTAAGGTGctatttacataaaatacagTTCGCCAATTTAAGTGTATAGCttgttgaattttttaatgtttgtgtaACCagtaccacaatcaagatatagaacagttTCCTTGGCTTAAAGTTTACTTGTGCCCTTGTCTACTCAATCCCTTCTCCTGCCCCGGAAATGTCATTTAATAATCAAgatatttcacattaaaaagcTAGATTAAAAAATTGGAAACCCTGACGAAGTGGACTCTGCATCCCTGAAGGGCAATAGTCAATCATTAgcttgcttctttttaaaatttgtttgcatCTCCCCATGGTTGATGTTAAATGCTGCAACAGAAATGTGTACAAAGTGCCTTAGGGGGAACAAAGGACTGTGGGACTAATTAACCTTGGGAAAGGCTGCACAGAGCAGCTGGCCTGGAAAGACGAAAGAGTTCATAGGGAGAGCAGTTGGGAGTAAGAGTGTTCTAAGCCAAGGAGGATTAGAAGGGAGATCCTGGGAGAAGGGGGTGACAGGGGAACAGGAAGGCAGCCACgtgtgtgtttcatttatttgtttttgttggcGGGATGAGCCTCTATAAAGTGTAAGAGTTTTGTGTATCTGTATTAGTGTTTGTGGGCTGTTGTTTCTGAAGGTTTTATATATCTAAGAAACTTAGGTCTTTTTATCTCTGCATCTGTGGAGATTTTATGAttcgcgtgtgtgtgtgtatgtatgcgtTAGAATGGGAGgggaaaattagtatttttatttttgcaggggTTGGAGGTTTGCATGTGGTGCTTGGGTTGCCCAGTGAaaatttctccctctttccccgcCCCCTCCTTCTGGCCTGGCTGGGACCTGGCTGGGCAGTGAGGCAGGCAGCAGGTGGTAAGGCGAGAGGGCTGTTCAGGCCCTTCGTGCCCGCCCATCAGCCAGCAACTCGGGCCCGAAGGTCCAATAGGCTTTGCTGCTCAGTTACCGGCGACGCCATGGACAGGCTGGGCGCACGGTGCCCCCTGCCAGGCTGCCCGCGGCCCTCAGTCCTTATATGCCTCCTGGTGAGTGTTCCACCCTACTGTGAGTCCTCTCATCTCTAAACCTCCACCCTGGGATTGAGGAGAGAAGGTGCATTTGTCTTTACTCTTCCTGGGATTTTGAGCTGGAGGCAGGTAGGTAGGGGGTGGAAGGTAAAATCCTTGGGGGCACCACCCCTTGTCCTGGAGAATTGTGGCGTGGTTCTGAAGGTTACCAGCACCCCTTCACTCCCTGCCTTGTGAGGAGTGACCGGGCTGTGTTTCACTGCCAGGGTCATTGGGGTGATAAAGGGTGGCTGCTGGAAAGTTCACATCTACAAGTCATGTGATAGATCCTTTGTTGAGTacagttatttcatttttctgtatttttctgggGGCTTTGTTTTGTCGTCTATGAAATAATCTTAAAATGTTATGGTTGGAAGTCGCTACAGGGTACTTGCAGTGGTGCTGGTGGttgtggtgggtggggagggggagtgaaAAGGAAAGCTGTAGGGGAGGGCCCGGTGCCCAGGGGTCtagcccagctctgctgctcactTCTTGGTGATTTCTTCCCCTCTCTGGCCCTTAATTTCCTCATGTGTAAGAGTTGGCATAAATCAGTAACTCTTAACCTTTTGGGGgctatagattttcttttcttttcttgtcttgtcTTGTGAAAATTCTGGATTTGCACCCAATGAAAATGTATAGATAAACACAGGTTTATCTATGTATTTACAGATAAACACATCTATAAGTGTatagataaattaaaatgttgCATTCAGTTTCTGAGtattcacagatttttaaaacctAGATGGGTTACAAGTTTAGAACCACTAGGTGGTTTCTGAGGCCCCTTCTGCCTTAACAAACACTAAAGTCAACCATAACCTTTTAAAGGCTAGGTAGATAATCTAGGACAAAAAAAGGGGGAAGACAATGAATTatgaaataactaaaatattttaaaacaatgtaaaattagaaaaggataaagacataaatatgaaaatactataaagactttaaaactgagagtaaatatttttccattataatGTTTGTATTAGGGAATTTGGTGATGTGTGTATTTTCCATCAATTTTGCATTCATGTAATATCATTTTCTAATAAACTGTAGTCCACCTTTGGTTCCAAACTGACCTTTCATGCTTCTGATTCTTTGTTGATAACATCCACAAACATTTCCCAAGCCCATGCTCCTTGTCAGGGGTTGTAAAGTGCTGGGAATACAGAAGTGAATGAAGCCAAAGAGCTCGTGTCCAATGCAGGAGACATATGTAAACAATGGTCTGTATTTCAGTGTGGATCGACGGTAGACTAAAAGGATGTTTAGCAGCAGTCCTGGCCTCTACACACTAGATGCCAGTGGCATCTCCCCCAAGTCATGACAATCAGAATTGTCTCTAGATGTTGCCAGATGTCCCAAGTTGACAGCTGCTGGATTAAGTGAAGCTCAAGTAACCCACTATGTCAGTTCCTAGTCATGCTCCTTGCAGTTCTTCGAGAGCCCAGGTTGGGAGGCAGGAGTCTTGGACTCAAGTCTTGGTTCTGTCACAGAATTTGTGTGTTCTGCCTTAGTTACCTTATTTGTAAATGAAGGGTTAGCTTAGACAATACCTGAGGGCCCAAAATACCTCCTAGCATTTTGACTAAGAGTTCATACAAGAGGTTCAGTACATTTTAGGTGAGTTTATATTTAATCCTGTTAGCTCTGTGTTCCACTGATACTTGCTGGCTGCAGTGCCCTAGATCTTTTCCAGGAATGGCGTCTTTGGCTAGGGACAAGGCCGTTGCTCCTTTTGTTTGGAGTCTGTGCTGGAAGCCACCTTAGAGTCATGTAGTTGACCCCTCACAGTGTGGTAGTATGTCCAATTCTCTACCAAAAGCACTGTGGGTGACCAAGAAGCCCTACTTACTTCACAAGGCTGTTTATCCTCAGTATCAACATCTTGCTGATACACTAATTCACTAGCCTGCAAGTATTTGTGGAGAACCTGCTATGTGCCATGAActgtgctggggacacagtgatGAGCAAAGCACAGTCCCTTCCTTTACTGGATTAATGATTATAAATTGTTTATCCTGTCTTGTTAGAATCCATGGCAGCTCTGAGGTAGGCAGTACAAATGTCATAATCTCCGATTTCTAGATAACATTtacagaagggagaggaagtaACAGGCCACGGGCAGTTAGCAGTAGGCTAACAGGCACTAGGATTTAAAGCCTGCTCTCTAgtgcctttattttttccctatatAATCTAATTTAGTTGTCATTAAACACACAATAAAAGCTTCATTGAaaagtctgtttgttttttttttctcgtgTGGTCACTGGTTTAGTTCAGAGGACCAGTATGCTGGATTGGAGGTGTTGGTGGAGGTagtaggagggaaggaaaaaccCACCCCAGACAGGCCTCTAGTCAAAGTGAAGCTGAAGACATAAAAACGCTACTTATGCCCTGCCAAGAAGTAGGAGCCAGGACCCGGGCAATAACATAGAAGGAATGGGAGGACAGAGGTTTATTTGAGCGAGACGcgagccctggggtgggaggcaggagaagCAAGCTCTTGTTCAGTCTTGCCTGAGTCGCAGTGGGACTCCTCGCAAGTTTCCTCGACCCCTATTAGTGACTCCATTGTGTCTCCCAAGCAGAGAACCCTGGAATGGAAGATGTCCTCCAGTTATTTTCATTCCctcttattttaaatgttgatcATTAAAACAGTAAGGAACAATTGCATCTTGAATGTTTTTTCCTCTCACACTGTCACTGCCATTTTCTTAGCTCAGCATCTTAATGCTTTTTTCCTGGAACGTTGTAAAGGGCTTTTGAATAGACCTTCTGGTCACTCCCCATCCTCCTTCCTGTTACTCTGCTCAGATTGATCATATTATTACTCTCCTACTTAAACTTCCAACAGCACCTTGTCTCTTGAGTATAAACCCCAGACTCCTTAGCCTGAgccttttctttatagttttggCCAGTCTCATTTCCTCCCAATCTCATATCCACAGACTAAGACCCATGCAGACTAGATAGCTCATCTGTTCCAAATACCTCTTGAGTTTGTACATACTATCATATCTCCCCCTCTTGTAATCCTACTTATCAGTTCCAACTTAGATGATATCTTTGAAGTCTTTTCCTGTCTCCATAGGTAGAGCCTTCCTCTTGGACCCCCAGCTCTCTGCCACAGTAGTACAAGTCACACTGCTTTAGAATTAGGCTTCCTTGTCCTCTAGACTCCCCATGGCACCCTGTACATACACAACTGAACGAAAGTGAAATTAATTCCCTAATATATCAATAGATGGTAAGAACCTATCATTCACAGCGATCTCCACAGGATGACAGCAGTTCAGTGGATGTCAGTTGGCATTACCTCTAGTAGCAGTTTTGCACAATAGGATTTCAGGTTATCAAGACTTGACTCCTAAGCTTTGCTTCACTAATTAAAAGCTGTATGATTTTTGAGCAAGTTTCTTGATTTTTGAGCCTCTCtttttccatctgcaaaatgcaGAGGAAAATATCTAGGCATGAAAACTTTAAGCACCAAAGCTCAACAGAGATCCCAGGAATTATTTTGTGGCTGGGAAATGGGGAAGGAAATATGATGCCCAGCCTTGGTTCCAGTCTGCTTGAGCTGGCAAATAGTGAATTGGCCATGCCACTGCTGATCTGCGCTTTTCTTTCCCCACTGTGCAGATCCTGACAGCTTCTTTCCTGACATACCCCATGCTCAGGACCCTTAGCCTGCAGCTCCACTCAGTTGTCACTGGCAGCTATGTCTCCGGCACTTACTCCATTGTCTTTGCCAACTGTCCCAACGAGCAGATTGCCAGAGATATTGCCAGGTATGGTGAAGGGGCTTAGGTGCTGCCGTGGGAGGCTTGGGGAGGAGCTACCAGGGTGCAGGTGGGTGGACATTCAGCTGGCTGGGGTACCTTAGTAACTGGTTTTCTGGGCATGAATTCTCCCCTTTGTCTGTGGCTGTCACCAGCCACTAGGACGATGTTTTTGCCTTTTGTCCAGAATTCCCACACTTACTGCTCTGCCTAGAGACAAACATCCCGTTACTGTTGCCTGGGCCATGGGAGGTTAGGGGGCCTACCTGTTCCTGCTGTGGCATTCCAACTCTTGACCTTGATGGTTGCCTCCAAGTTCCTGCATGCTCTGGTTCCCATCACCTCCAGATACAGACTGTTGCTCTCATCTCCTCTCTCTTTTGTCCCCCCAACTTCAAAAGGCACATTTGTTTACAAATGAACAGTATAAATGTAATaaggaacaaaggaaataaaataatagacatatatatttacatggcAGGTATAGGGAAAACTTACCGTtcaattctttaaataaatacttctacAATCTAGAATTTAACAGTCAAAATTAGTTTCTAAGAGTAATTTTTTATCACCTCATGAAGAATTTTTAGGAGGGTCATCCTATGTGATTCAAACTATGACTATGTTAATGAAAAAATTACAATTTCATATTCAGAAGTGTCCAGGTTGCTGGAAGCCAAGTAAACCAGATCACTACCAATGTCTAAAAGATTCAGAGGCTCTTAGGAAGTCCCCTAAATGCTCCCGTGCTTGTCTCAGTGCTGCCTTTTATTCTTTAGGGCTTCCTCCTAGTTGCTGGTACATAAAGTGTTCTCCTTACCATGCAATGCCATGGCTAAGTAAGAAATATTTCCTGTCGTTTCTGGGGTCTGGTGTAAAAGGAAGGCTGCGGGGTGTGTGTTGGGGTGTGTGTTGTCCACCACTGACTGGGACTCTGAAGTGGGGTCTTAGGGGCTCTCTCCCCTCAGCTGTTCTGTTCAATATTTTTTATAGAAGAGAGGCAAACAGGTTTAGTTTCCAGGATTTGTAGGAGGAGAGTAAATGAATCCATGGTAGGGAGGGCCCCACAAGTGTTAGCTGGCAGGAACCCCAGCTTCAGCTGCAGAACTAGTTCTGGGACCAGGTCTTCAGCTCCAGTTCAGTGCTCTTTCTTCATTAGTGTTCTTTAGCGTTCGGTCTGCCGCCTCTCAGTTCTGGTTCCTGGCAGCGTTCTTAGATCTCATCATTGACAGACACACTCTAAACTGGAAAAATCTGTTGCTGGGGCTAGGGTAGAAACTTGAATGTTGAATCAGAAAGCCTAGATTCTAATGTCTTCTTTGCTGCCAACACCACATATGACCTTAGACAAGTCTTCCTTCTCTGGGCTTTGATTTcacacatagagagagagaattgGATTAGGCCAGGGTCACAGACACTAATGTCTGTAGACAGGCAGCTTAAGTGAGGGAGTGGGCTGGGGTGTAATGATGGAGAATGACAGTAGATGGCAACCCTCACTCTTCTCACATGTAGGGAGGAGAGAGCAGTGGAAGTTGACCTGAGAAGCATATGTCATGCCTCAAGGGAGTAGCCCTTGCTCAGCTCTAGCTAAGTGTGACCTCATAGGACTGCAGGTCCAATGTCATAAGTCTCATTTTTTGGTGAGAAGGCTAGATGATGTGTACGTTTTGAATGTGAAATACTCTGATAGTACAAATTGGTAACAAAgtcatggctttttttttaaatgccacgTGAGCCAAACTGTGTATCTGGTCTGTGAGCTTCTGGTCTGTGACCTTTGCAATTCTGGAAGCCCTGGAAGTTCTGCATTTGTATCTCCTGCTTTACTCAGATGAGCATGAGGGCCTGAGCTCCCTGTCTGTGACCCACTGCTGGTCTTCAGTGTGTGTTTTATCCATCAGCTTGCATATTCGTTCACTCCTgtgctctctcgctctctcgtgctctctcttttttttttttccataggaaCTTTTTGAATGACACAGTCCTCTATAGTTTTACAGTCTCTTACCAAAGGGCTGGTTGCTGTGATCAGTCACCAAGGACTTCATACTTCCAAAAAGACTGGAAAGGGCCTTTGAGGCActggattatttttttctaggTTTAACTCACTCCCTGTGTTTACATGTCACCTTTAGAACCAATGAAGTGCAATTTCTCATGCAGATCACTTGACTGAGCGAGCAAGACTTGCGGCCATTGCTTAGACAAATTTGTGCCATGTACCTCTCCTTACAGTCAGGGTTTACTCATCTCCTGGAATTTTCCAAGGGAGTAAGGGCGGTGGTAATACCAGATTCATGTGGAGCCTTAAATAGAGCCCTGTTCAGCCTGGAACTCTGGGGAAGAGAAAGTGGGTCAGTTCTCTTGGCAGCAGCTAAGAGAAGGAAGGAACAGTAAGCAGAGCTCCAGTGAGGTTTATTTGGCAGGGGCCAAGCACTTCAGAGAACCGAAGCTGGGTCCCCTCGGCTGCCTGAGGCTTGAGAGGAGTTTGTCAGGGTCTGCCTGAGTCCCAGGGCTTGAGGTTTTGATACTTGGGAACATTTCTTTGCATCCGTGATACTTGTGCTAGTTCGGGTGTGGTTTACTGTGTTCACCAGGGTTCTGCACAGGAATCAGACTGTCAGGAATTCCAACCTGtggtctcagaaaaaaaaattttttagaggTCTACAAAGGTGATGATTGTGCTCTAAGGGTTGTGGTAGAacctttacaaaaataaaagcaaaaagagccTATATTTGCCAAAGACAAACACAGAACATGATGCCTTTTTTGGCTTTCCTTAGAGTTAATATCAGTTGTGTGTGGTCACACAGGTATCTACAGACCAGAAGCACTGAGTGTCAGCCCAATACAtatctgagaaagaaaaggagaagaaggtGGCATGATAAAAGGAGCTCTTGGTGGTGGAAAGGCTTGGAAACCACTGCCTGAACCAGTCCTCTCTTTGTACAGCAGGCACTCAGGTCGAGTGGGAGGGCTGTGCCTGTCTCGGAGAGGTGCTCAGATACCTGTTCCTGGAATGAAAGAAGGAACTTGtgtaaggtcacacagccatccTACTGCAGGGCTGAAGTGGAGTCCACATCTTCTTGTTCTCCATCCAGGGTTAATAGATTCTCATTCCCCAAGCAGGCTGGGCCTGTCCTCAAAACTGCCTTCCCATAACTGcttccctgcttgtctccccacCCAAGGAGGGACTTATAAACAACTCTGTCTTCAGTGGTTCTGTGCATGGTAGTCTGTGCACGTACCGGGTTGGTCTGAGTGGGGAGGGGCCCTCTAAATAGTTACCTACTTAGGCTCAGATTTCCTGGGTAATTCCCAGGAACTCCTGCCCCCCAACCCTTCTCGGGAC encodes:
- the LOC105065270 gene encoding protein CutA homolog isoform X1, which produces MIRVCVCMYALEWEGKISIFIFAGVGGLHVVLGLPSENFSLFPRPLLLAWLGPGWAVRQAAGGKARGLFRPFVPAHQPATRARRSNRLCCSVTGDAMDRLGARCPLPGCPRPSVLICLLILTASFLTYPMLRTLSLQLHSVVTGSYVSGTYSIVFANCPNEQIARDIARAVLDKKLAASVNILPKASSLYFWNGEIEEATEILLLIKTKTSKVHTLSSYIRLMHPFEIPEIFSLPMDRGDAHYLKWLEEGMKEE